One segment of Gilliamella sp. ESL0441 DNA contains the following:
- the hpt gene encoding hypoxanthine phosphoribosyltransferase, whose amino-acid sequence MKKHTLDMMISTDDIQKRIKELGQQISQDYKHSQNELILVGLLRGSFIFMADLSRAITVGHEVDFMTASSYGNAVVSNRDVKILKDLDEDIRDKDVLIVEDIIDTGNTLSKVMAILKLRHPRSIEICTLLDKPSRREVAVPVKYIGFSIPDEFVVGYGIDYAQHYRHLPYIGQVTLLED is encoded by the coding sequence ATGAAGAAACACACTTTAGACATGATGATATCAACGGATGATATTCAAAAACGGATTAAAGAACTAGGACAACAAATTAGCCAAGATTATAAACATAGCCAAAATGAGCTTATTTTAGTTGGTCTGCTACGTGGTTCGTTTATTTTTATGGCAGATTTAAGCCGTGCAATTACTGTCGGTCATGAAGTTGATTTTATGACAGCATCAAGTTATGGTAATGCAGTTGTCAGTAATCGAGACGTCAAAATATTGAAAGATTTGGATGAAGATATTCGTGATAAAGACGTGTTAATTGTTGAAGATATTATTGATACCGGTAATACGTTAAGTAAAGTCATGGCTATTTTGAAATTACGCCATCCTCGTAGTATTGAGATTTGTACGCTTTTAGACAAGCCTTCCCGTCGTGAAGTGGCTGTACCGGTAAAATATATTGGTTTTTCAATTCCTGATGAGTTTGTCGTTGGTTATGGTATTGATTACGCTCAACATTATCGCCATTTACCTTATATTGGTCAGGTAACATTGCTTGAAGATTAA
- the tadA gene encoding tRNA adenosine(34) deaminase TadA: protein MMAMSDEDWMQYALTLAKRAESLGEIPVGAVIVDQDNQVIGEGFNQSILTHNPTAHAEMLAIEQAGKSINNYRLINTTLFVTLEPCIMCAGAIIHSRIKRVVYGASDYKTGAAGSFINILSYQGINHVAQVQGGVLADECSLLLSQFFKKRRLEKKAAKIDANKLINKSML, encoded by the coding sequence ATGATGGCTATGTCAGATGAAGATTGGATGCAATACGCATTAACGCTCGCCAAGCGTGCTGAATCCTTAGGTGAGATTCCGGTTGGTGCGGTGATTGTCGATCAAGATAATCAAGTTATTGGTGAAGGTTTTAACCAATCGATATTGACCCATAATCCGACCGCTCATGCGGAAATGCTTGCTATCGAGCAAGCAGGTAAATCTATCAATAATTATCGTTTAATCAATACGACGCTTTTTGTCACACTTGAACCCTGTATTATGTGTGCTGGTGCAATAATCCATAGTCGAATTAAACGAGTGGTATATGGAGCAAGTGATTATAAAACGGGGGCTGCTGGCTCGTTTATTAATATTCTATCTTATCAAGGAATTAATCACGTTGCGCAAGTGCAAGGGGGCGTGTTAGCTGATGAATGCAGCTTGCTACTCAGTCAATTTTTCAAAAAACGTCGCTTAGAAAAAAAAGCAGCCAAGATTGATGCTAATAAATTGATCAATAAAAGTATGCTTTAA
- the dapB gene encoding 4-hydroxy-tetrahydrodipicolinate reductase gives MSTNLIRIAIAGAGGKMGRQLIQSVAQIEGVTLGAAFERQGSSLIGSDAGELAGIGICGVTITDNLELAKDQFDLLIDFTRPEGTLAHLNFCVEHKKMMIIGTTGFDDAGKQAITDAAKKIAIVFAANFSVGVNLVLKLLEKATKIMGDYTDIEIIEAHHRYKVDAPSGTALAMGESIAQALNCNLKDRAIYCREGHTGERPKGAIGFSTIRAGDIVGEHTAIFADIGERVEISHKASSRMTFANGAVRAALWLAKQPVGLYDMRDVLNLNNL, from the coding sequence ATGTCAACAAACCTCATCCGTATCGCTATTGCTGGCGCAGGTGGAAAAATGGGACGTCAATTAATTCAATCTGTGGCACAAATCGAAGGGGTAACTCTAGGTGCTGCATTTGAAAGACAAGGTTCTTCACTGATTGGAAGCGATGCTGGTGAACTTGCTGGAATAGGGATTTGTGGAGTCACTATCACGGATAATTTAGAACTCGCCAAGGATCAATTTGATTTGTTAATTGATTTTACCCGACCAGAAGGTACGCTTGCTCATTTAAATTTTTGTGTTGAACATAAAAAAATGATGATCATCGGAACAACAGGTTTTGATGATGCAGGTAAGCAAGCTATTACGGATGCTGCAAAAAAGATTGCCATCGTTTTTGCTGCGAATTTTAGTGTAGGTGTAAATTTAGTCCTTAAATTACTTGAAAAAGCCACAAAAATCATGGGTGATTATACCGATATCGAAATTATTGAAGCTCATCATCGTTATAAAGTCGATGCCCCATCGGGTACGGCTCTTGCTATGGGCGAATCGATAGCGCAAGCTTTAAATTGTAATTTGAAAGATCGTGCAATTTATTGTCGTGAAGGTCATACCGGTGAAAGACCAAAAGGGGCAATTGGTTTCTCAACCATTCGAGCGGGAGACATTGTTGGTGAACATACGGCAATTTTTGCCGATATAGGCGAACGTGTTGAAATTAGCCATAAAGCATCTAGTCGTATGACATTTGCCAATGGTGCTGTCCGTGCTGCACTATGGCTTGCAAAACAGCCTGTTGGACTCTACGACATGCGAGACGTATTAAATTTGAACAATTTATAA
- a CDS encoding FKBP-type peptidyl-prolyl cis-trans isomerase, whose amino-acid sequence MKLETINQKASYAIGLQIGQQLKESGLNDLDLDALKSAMQDVLADNQPALPLHELHDALRHMHEKATEEKAKQAEKIAQAGKDFLAENIKKDGIKSTESGLQYEIITEGTGALPKSTDRVQVHYTGQLIDGTVFDSSVQRGQPAEFPVNGVIQGWVEALQLMPEGSKWRLYIPQELAYGAQGAGGSIPPYSTLIFDVELLKVL is encoded by the coding sequence ATGAAATTAGAAACGATAAATCAAAAAGCAAGTTATGCTATTGGATTACAAATTGGTCAACAATTAAAGGAATCGGGTTTAAATGATTTAGATCTTGACGCATTAAAATCTGCAATGCAAGACGTTTTAGCCGATAATCAGCCAGCGTTACCATTACATGAATTACATGACGCATTACGTCATATGCATGAAAAAGCCACAGAAGAAAAAGCCAAACAAGCTGAAAAAATTGCGCAAGCGGGTAAAGATTTTTTAGCAGAAAATATCAAAAAAGATGGCATTAAATCAACTGAATCAGGCCTACAGTATGAAATTATTACCGAAGGTACTGGCGCTTTACCTAAATCAACAGACCGTGTTCAAGTTCATTATACGGGACAATTGATCGATGGAACTGTTTTTGACAGCTCTGTACAACGAGGACAACCCGCTGAGTTTCCGGTTAATGGCGTTATCCAGGGGTGGGTTGAAGCATTACAGCTGATGCCTGAAGGTTCCAAATGGAGACTTTATATTCCTCAAGAACTTGCTTATGGTGCACAAGGTGCGGGCGGCTCAATTCCACCCTACAGTACTTTGATTTTTGATGTTGAATTACTAAAAGTTTTATAA
- the bamE gene encoding outer membrane protein assembly factor BamE, translated as MQLRKFTSLAIVTSILLTGCSTIDRLVYRPDINQGNYVTQDAVDLLKVGQTKEQVVFIMGSPMLTSVFGDNVWYYVFRQQPQHGSVSQITYSIYFNEMGTVSDIKTSSLEGSKTLQEMDKQESSEQVDSNTDSENVE; from the coding sequence ATGCAGTTACGTAAATTTACTTCGCTTGCAATTGTGACAAGTATTTTGTTAACCGGTTGTTCAACCATCGATCGTTTGGTTTATAGACCAGATATTAATCAAGGTAATTATGTGACACAAGATGCAGTTGATTTACTAAAAGTTGGACAAACGAAGGAACAGGTCGTATTTATAATGGGATCACCTATGTTAACGTCAGTTTTTGGTGATAATGTTTGGTACTATGTTTTCCGTCAACAACCACAGCATGGCAGTGTCAGCCAAATTACTTATTCTATTTATTTTAACGAAATGGGTACAGTTTCTGATATCAAAACTTCTTCATTAGAAGGTTCGAAGACTTTACAAGAAATGGATAAACAAGAATCGTCTGAACAAGTTGATTCGAATACAGATAGTGAAAACGTAGAATAA